The Cryptomeria japonica chromosome 6, Sugi_1.0, whole genome shotgun sequence genomic interval CATACGTTCTTAACTCTCTGTGCCCCTACACTGCTCATTTCAAAACAATACTATAATTGTTACTTAAATTTCAGAATGAAAATGTTTCTGGCAACAACTATACATAGAACATGAGTGATGCAGAGCAATTTCCATGCCTTGAGCTGCTACCCTTGAAATGATGCAAATGGGCATCCAATTTTCTGTAATCCACCGGTTCTTTATTCCTGCATATTACCATGAAATCATTATATAAGCCCTCATCTATCTTCCCCAACTCtactaaaaataaaacaaattattcAAGAATTTGATACTTTTGATAGCTAACTCAAAATTATTCAAGTTTATTCGAAAATAATGTGAAACATATTGAAGAACGAGTTTAAACAACATACAGTGTGGTCTCGATGTTATGGAGCAATTTGAGAGAGTCGTCAAAAAACAAGGAAAGCACTTCTTCCACAAAACGAGGATTGCTTTCATCCTGTAGCTGCTCCAGCTGAGTATATTGTTCATCCAGAAAACCCTACAACACAACCCAAATAAGTTTTATTGTGCTTTCCTATCAAAGTAGAAGACTATCACAAACTATGAGTATTCAAAACCTCACACAAGCCATGAAAATGAAGTAAAAAGATTgaacaattgaaaaaaaattattggaaACAAAATTTTCAACCTCCTCGTAAAGAAAGTTGATAAGATTATTGTACTGTTGTTGCAACTCAACAGTAGCCATTCTCAGCCTTTATAAAAGCGAAAACAAGTGAAAATTATGATGGGTATGACAGTAAGCTCCCTTCGAGGACTTAAAAAGCTCATGATCACTTCTTGTTCTTCACATACAATTTATAGTGTCCTTCC includes:
- the LOC131069797 gene encoding histidine-containing phosphotransfer protein 1, which gives rise to MATVELQQQYNNLINFLYEEGFLDEQYTQLEQLQDESNPRFVEEVLSLFFDDSLKLLHNIETTLNKEPVDYRKLDAHLHHFKGSSSSVGAQRVKNVCITFRAFCQEKKKNGCLQCLQQVKQEYYLLKNKLEDLFEIERKILKAGGTIAVTN